The genomic DNA GGGTTCGTTGTTACACCATCAACCAGACCCAAACGTTCAATACGTTTGATTTCTTCAATGTTACCAGTATCCAAGAAAAATTTCATTTGATTTCCTCCTCAGGTTTTTTTAATTCATAATACATATCACACACATGTACATCAGCTAAATAAAAGGTAGCATATTGCACACGTTAAACTTATAATTAGTATGTATTACATACTTGATTGTGACACATTTTAAAATTGAAAACAAGCTGTCTTTGATTAAAATTTGATGAATTGTCGGAAAATGCGGAAATTTACCGATCTATGCTCATCTATAATGTATACTACCCCATTTCATAAGGAGGTAATCATTATTCAACTGTCTGAAAGACAGCGTGAAATTGTTGATATTGTCCAGCGTCTGGCGCCTGTTACGGGGGATAAAATTGCTGAGGAGTTGGGGCTGACGCGACCAACCCTTCGTTCCGATCTTGCGCTGCTCGTCATGCTCGGTCTGGTAGACGCCAAGCCGAAGGTAGGATATCTGCCAGGCCGTTACCCTAAATACGACAGTCATGTCGGCACGATGCTCAAAAAGCTGACCGTGGCTGATGTGCTCAGTGATCCGATTTTAATTTCCGGTGACGCTACAGCCTACGATGCAGTACTGATGCTGTTTCAGCAAAATACCGGTACGCTGATGGTCACGGGAGAGGATCAGGAGCTAATCGGAATTGTTACTCGCAAGGATCTGCTGAAGGTGACGCTGGGACATACCGATCTTCACGCCGTTCCGGTAACGATAGCAATGACGCGACGTGCACAAATGACGACACTCACTCCGGGGGATTCTCTGCTGGAGGCGATATCCAGACTCGTTCGTCATCAGGTCAATTGCCTTCCGGTCATGGACGAGCAACGTGTGGAGACCTCCTTCATTCAAGCCAATGGATTGGTGGGTCGGGTTACCAAAACGGACATCCTGAACGCTATTTTGAGCTTGACGGAAGAGAAGACGTAAAAGAAGAAAAGGGGGCCTTATATGTACTGGTTGGCCATGCTGACCATGCTGATTGATCATATCGGACTTGTATTTTTTCCGACTGATCCGGTCTGGAGAATTGCCGGCAGGCTTGCTTTTCCAATCTATGCATATGCGCTGTATATGGGATATGCCCGCACTCGGAATATGCGAAGCTATATGCTTCGCTTGCTCGGAATTGCCCTGATTTCTCAGGTGCCCTATATGCTGGCCTTTGATGTGTATAGGCCAAACGTGGTCTGGACGCTGTTGATCTCGTTGCTGGCGCTGGGTGCTGCGTCGCGATTGAAGAATTGGGCGGCTATAACAGGCTTATATGTGCTCACAGCTCTGGTCATGGAGTTTAGCCTGATGGATTACGGAGCTTATGGACTGCTGCTCGTCCTCATTTACCGTTATACCCGCTCCTATAGGATGGTTGCGGCACATTTTGCACTGAATGTCGTGTATGATATGGTGCATCACGCGAATCTCCAGCATTTTAGCCTGCTGTCCACTATTCTTATCGCATGCTTCGCATCCGGGGAGAGCGGATTTTATAGCCGGGTACCGCGCTGGTTGTGGCGCAGCTTTTATCCGGTGCATCTGGCTGTTATTGCTGTCATTCGTCTCTGGCTCTAATCATAAGCTCATCATCTTCAAAATCAGCAAAAGAACCTTCAAAACCACGGCATAGATGGTTTCAAAGGTTCTTTTTTATTCCAAAGTTTAGGACGCTTTGTTTGGACCTTGGGCAAATGGCAACGGTCGTTCCGGAGCGCCTTCCTTCATGTATTGCACCAATACTTCCGGAATATTGTGTATCCCACCTGCATTAACGCGATAGCCATTCGTTTGTCCAGGTGAGTTAATGCCACGCTTCACCGTGAAGGTAACGTCAATGCCCAAGGCGCGGCAAATTTCCAGCGTTTCCTTGGTATATCCTCCATACGGAAAGGCAAGGACGTTACGATCATTGTGAAGATGCTTGAACAGCTTCTTGTCGGCGGTGTCCAAATCGTTGTAAACCCGTTGCTTGAATTCATCCTCGGTTTCCATACGCCCCAGCTTTTTCGAATATACCGGGCCCATGAGAAGCGGTTTTTCCTTGGTGCGTGCTACATTTGTGTACCCATACGCGTGCTGATCATTGGTGTGATTGTAGAAATCAACACCTTCGGCATGCATGTGCTGGATTTGCTCCCACGTCAGCTTCTTAATACCGATGTGCTTGGGATTACTGATCGTGGATGTGATGAGAAAATTGGTTGCAGGTACACGGTACTTTTTCAACACGGGAAAGGTGTCTGTATAAAAAGATTCATAGCCGTCGTCGAAGGTCATAAGTACAGCATTATCGGGCACCTTGGCTTTATGCAGAATAAAGTCCGTATACTCTTTCATGGTAATCCAGTGGAAGCCGTTGGCTTTCATTTCATCCAGTTGCTTCGTAAAATTGCTGAGCTTGAGAGCGCCGGGATCGGGTGGAGTTTTGGTTACTTCATGATACATCAGGACAATAACCTTGTCCTGGTAATATACTTTATCCGGCGTTGGTGTCAGAGAGAACAGGTGTCGTACCAGTCGATCTGCATTTGCTGTGCGTGTACGGTGAGTCCCTTTAACAAGGGGGGGATGGTAGATGGTGCGTGCTTCGTACACCAAAATCCCTAAAATAGCTAGCATGCTCATAATAAGCATTGTTCTTTTAAATATGACGTGTTTCATATGAATGACATCCCCCGCATGCAGAAATTCTAAAAGTATAGATATGTAAACCCGATATCAACTAGCAAAACCTAGTTTATCATACCCAATACACGCGGGGAAAATATCACAACTTTGTTACCTCTGTGTTGTTTTTGTGGATACCGATGACGCGATAGGGAAATAACCGATTTCGACCGCATGCTGGATCATATTTCGAATAAACTCCAGATCGGTTGTCGGGCACTTAACGCCAGCCTGATCCAGTAGCGCGGCGGTCACAGGGCAGCCATATCGGTAAGCGGAATCCTTGGCCCCGTCACCTTCCAACTGTCCCATAGCAAGGTGCAGCGCATCCTCCTGAATACCGGAAGAGGGGTTCAGCAGCCAAGCGCTATAATCGTCAAAAGGCATCGTGTCTACTGCATATCCAAGTTGGTTGACCATAGCGATCAGCTCATCATATGGCAGTGGGTTCGGATTGCAGATATGGAAAATGCGGTTCGCGCTTTTTTGATGCACAGACAGCTCTACAATGGCGCGGCTCGCATAGTCAATCGGTGTAAAGTCCGTATGCCAATCAGCCTGTGGTGCTTTGCCCAGCAGCAGCATGGCCTTTATCATTCGATAGTAGGCGTTGCTGTCGATATTGCGCTGGAAGCGTCCGTTGGCCGAATGGGCCGTCAGATTGCCTGCACGGTAGATAGAGACAGGCGTGCCTGACTGAGCCGCTTGGAACAACAGCTTTTCCGCTGCGAGCTTACTGTTCGTGTACAGGTTGTCCACCTGTAGCTCGTCCGGGAAGGAGGACAGTTCCAATACGGATTCCCATTGTCCTTCATTCGCCAGATCCTCCGGTATGCCCATAGTTGAGACATGATGGAAGGATACACCTGGCTTGGCCTGAGCAATTTTCAGCAGTTCCAGTGTTCCGGTTACATTCGTACGGTCAAAGGCAGCCGAATCACCAAAATGGCGAACGTCAGCGGCGCTGTGAATAATGCCGTCAATTTGATGCTCCAGCATATGGCGGTCAACGGTAGAGAGACCAAGGTCTGCCTGCTCCAGATCACCGTACACGGCTTTGACCCGTCCTTCGATCAGGGCCGAGACATTTTGTCCAAAATATCCGGTCAGTACGGCCTGAATACGCTCGATGCCGGATGGCCCGTTCTGTGATGGACGTACCATCGCGTACACTTTGGCTTCTGTCCGTTGAAGCAGGTCATACAGAATGTGCGAACCGAGATAACCTGTAGCCCCGGTCAGTAAAACAACATTCATGTCGCGCAATTCGGCTACACCCGCAGTGCCTAACAGCTCGATAGGATGCTCATTCAGGTCTGTTTTTTCTTGTTGAACCGCTAGTGCTTTACGTTGCGGCGCTTGTTCCGTGCCCAGTTGCTCCACGTATTCAGCAAGCTCGCGAACGGTTTTGTAGCGGAAAAAGTCTCCAATGCGCAACGCGCCATAACGCGGCTTCAAAATAGCCAGCACATGAATGACACGAAGGGAGTCGCCACCGATCAGGAAGAAGTCATCCGTTGCGCCGATGTTGGCTTTGCCAAGCACCTGTGTCCATGCTTCGGCAATAAGCGTTTCAGTCCCTTCGCGGAGAGGTTCGCTGCCATAGGAGCTGTGGGAAGCCTCGGGCAGCGGCAGCAGGGCCAGCTTCTTGCGATCAATCTTGCCCGTCGGTGAAATCGGCATAGCTTCGAGATGAACGACATGGCTCGGAACAAAATAGGAAGGCAGCTTACCCGCAATATAAGATTGAATCACGTCTTGCGGAATAGACTGTCCGTCCGAAGTAGTGTAATAGCCGACCAGCATATTTTGATCCGTGTGATCTTTGACGGCTACGACAGACACGTCCTGAACACCAGGATGCTTGGAGAAATGATCTTCAATCTCTCCGATTTCGATCCGATTGCCCCGAATTTTGAGCTGTGAATCCTTCCGGCTTACATATTCAATCGTACCGTCTGGCAGCAGCTTGGCGATATCGCCTGAGCGGTACATTTTTTCACCCGGAACAAACGGGTTGTCCACAAACGATTGTGCTGTTCGCTCCGGCTGATGGAGGTAGCCATGAGCCAGTGCCGGTGTAGCAATGCATACTTCACCGGGAATGTTAATTGGGCATAGCTTGTTGTCATCGTTGACGATATAGACCTTGTAGTTGTAAATCGGCTTGCCGATTGGGATGTTGACGACGTGCTCAGGCACAGCACCACGAACCCGGTGTGTCGTGGTCGCTACGGTGCACTCGGTCGGTCCATATACGTTTACGATGTCTGTATTTGTGCCGAATTTGCTTTGGAACGCCCGAACTTGTGAGCCGTACAGCGCCTCGCCTGCCACGGTGACAATTCGTACCTTAGTCAATTTGCGGTAGCCCTCGTCCGACAAATACGTGGATAGCTGATTAAAGAACACGGTTGGCAAAATGGTAATGATCGTCGTGCCTGTGCGTGCGATGGCTTCTGCGAATTCTTCAACAGACACGCGTTCTTCGGAGGACAACAGGTACAGCTTGGCTCCGTAGAACAAGGCTCCAATCGTATCCCAAACAGATGCATCAAAGCTATAGGTGGCGAATTGCGTCAATACATCCTGAGGTGTAATATCGCAATCGCGCTGTACGACAGCACCCAGGTTGACGACGCCACGGTGAGCGATCAGGGCACCTTTGGGCTTGCCTGTCGAGCCGGATGTATAGATCACATAAGCTAGATCATCCGGACCTACGTTAACGTTTGGATTGCTTGCGGCATAACCTGCCAGTGGTCCGTTAATAGCTAAAATTTCTTTTACTGTATCAATGGAACCGCACAGTTCAGTCGCTTGCTCGATCAATGCTGAAGTCGTCAGGACGAAGGGAGAACGCGTATCCTCGACAATGTAGCTACTCCGGTCAGCGGGGTGGGCTGGATCGACTGGTACATATACCCCCCCGGCTTTCAGAATGCCGAGCAGGGAAATGACAGTTTCCAGGCTTCGTTCCATGAAAATAGTCACGAACTCGCCCTTGGCAAGACCTTTGGACAACAGCACACGTGCGACTTGATTGGCACGTTCATTAAGCTCACGGTACGTATATTCCCCGGCGTGGGAAGAGATGGCCGGACGATCAGGATATTGCGAAGCGGCTTCCTCGAACATTCCATGAATGGTCTGATGCTCAGGATACTTCACAACTGTATTATTTAAGGCTTCATGAGCTGCCTGATCTGCTTCGGATAAGATGTCAATCGAATTGACAAGGGCATGGCTGTTGGTGAGTGCGCCGCGCAGTAGCAATTCGAAGTATTCTGCATACCGGACAACCGTTGATTTCAGAAGAAGCGAATCATCATACCGAATATGGATATGGTAAGTGCCGTTGCTCTCGATGACAGCCCAGTCCATGATACAAGGCTCTGCGCCTTCATCTGCCAGCAGATTTGCCGAGAACGAGGTATCAGCTTGCGGGTCTGCCAGATAAGCATGTGGTTTATGGAGCATGTCCTGAAACAGGCCTGCCAGTTCATGGAAAGTAGTATTCTTTTCCATCGTCAGCGAAGCCGTGAGTAAACCGGATTGAGGCACCAAAGTAGAGAAGGAGACTTCTTCCTCTGCGGACAGACGGTACAGCCATGCTGCATACACAGACAGAAGCAAAGCATGTTGTTCTTCCGCCGACGTTTGCTGATGCAGCAGCTTTGAGAGGGATGGTTCTAACTCTGCCTGATAAGCAGAGTATGTATACTTGCGTTGCAGACGTGCAAAATCCAAAGGAACCAGGAATGGGGATGGCGCTGTTTGTGTACTGTTTTGTAGCAATGAAGTCATTACGCTAACCTCCTGAACGTATGATGTCGTAATATGATGCTAAAGTCAGTAAATGCCTCCGATCCCTTCAAAAGCATGAATAGGAGGGAGGCACTACCAAACGACTTACTTATGAAAATTATGATTTGGTGCGGCTAGGGTCCGCAATTTTAAAAAATGAAGTAATTTCCTGAAGCTCTTCAGACATGGTTGACAGCTTATGAGACGATTCAATGATGGAGTCCAGAGAAGCTTTTTGTTCATCAACTGTTTGTGCAATATGAATGCTGTTGTTAGCTGTTTTGCTTACAGTGGAAGAAAGATCATCTGCTGTCGCTGTCATTTCCTGCGTACCGGCGGATATTTCCTCGGTAGCACTGGATACTTCCTGAATCTGCCATGCTACTGTCTTGGTTGCTTGAAGTATGTTATTGAACAGCTCGCCCGCTTGTCCAGCTACGATGATTCCGTTCTGTGCCTCAACATTACCTTGTTCCATCGACTTCACAGCCTGTCCGATTTCGCTTTGGATCTCTTCAATCAGCGGTGTGATTTGTTTTGTTGCATCCGCTGTTTGTTCTGCCAGCTTGCGTACTTCACTGGCAACCACGGCAAAGCCTTTACCTTCCTCACCGACACGCGCTGCTTCAATAGAAGCATTCAGAGCGAGCAGGTTCGTCTGACTGGAAATGCCTGAAATCGTACCAATGATATTACCAATTTCCTGTGAACGGTCGTTCAGCAACTTGATAATGCGGGATGTATTCGTAACTGTGTCTGTAATCAAATGCATTTGTGAAGAAACCTTGCCTACGATTTCGTTGCCTTCATTAGAACGCTTTTCTACCGAATTGGCTTCCTCTGCAACGGTGGCGGAACTGGCGGCAATATTTTGGATGACCGAGGCCATTTCAGCCATGGCACGTGCGCTATCGCCCGTTGCTTTTTCCTGTGCACGGATATTATCCGTAATTTCATTAATGTTCTGATTAATGATGTTGGAATTGATTCCGTTTTGCTCGCAGATCGCGAGCAATTCCTTCGCCGATTCATTCACTTCATCAGTTGTCAGCTTCACTTTGGTCATAATGCTGTTAATATGGCTAACCATATCATTGAAGTTGCTATTCACAACACCCAGATCGTCTTGCCCAGCTTGAATCTGAACATCCAGATTTCCACGGCTTACTTCACTGATACCATACATCAGTTGTTTAATAGGGGACAGCGTACGCCTTACGACCCAATATTGGAGCGCCAAGCAGATGAGCAGGAAAGCAGCCAGAATTGTAGTACCGCTAATCAGCAGCTTAGTCAAACCCGCAGGTACAGCGCCTGCATCTGCATCGACAGCAAAATATGCAAAGATTTTGCCATTTGAATCTTTAAGTGGATACGTCAAGGTTGTCCACGTACCGAAGCTGTCATCATAGAAGCTGGTAAACGTCGGTTTTCCAGTATCCAGCATGTGGCTTACGCCTTCGACAACTACAGATGGTTGCTTATACATACCGCCGACACCCAATTTATCTTTTTCGAATGCTTCTCTAAGAGCGGTTGGCATCGCTACAACAGATGTCTTGTCACCGTCTTCCAGCTCGGTTCCGAAGATATAAGCTTGAGAGATATTCGGGTTCGTTGCTGTGATGTTATCCAGATAAGCGCGGAGTTTGGTCTGAACGGGACCATCATAACTTTTTTCCTGAATGGCTTGGGTTACTTCATTTACATTAATTCCCTCAGCCCACTTTAATGTGATTTTTTCCACTTGTCCATGCAGCTGGTCTATCAAAATCGTACGTTGGATCAAATAGCTGGACACGATGAGGACTAGCCCGATCAATACGATGTTGAAGAAGGATAATAATAAGTTCTTGGTGAAGAAAGATAAGCTACTCCACTTTTTCAAAATGTTCCACTCCCTGGTTGTAATTTTTGTACATGGTGTTGAACCGCTTATCGAATGAGATAATTAAGTCCCCCTTACAAACATAGTAATTAAGGAAATTGACCTCTTGAAATTTTTATAATAGGTCTTTAGTCCTTTTTAATTAAGTATGTATCCCTATATATATGTCGTACGATAAGCCCTTGAAATGAATACCTTGCCCAATAAAAATTTAATTTTTACCGGGTAATTCCTGTGTGTATCTCAGTATATTCCATTTTATACTTCAACTTGAAATTCAAACTCATTTCAGGCTTCAAGCAGGTATCCAACAGAAACCATCATACTTTATAATAGAGTCAAATGCACTTGTCAATTTGGAACGTTTTTCATATTTGGCGTTACAGATGCTTGATTTGCCGCGGTTTTTGCGGATTCCTTGCATAATGAGCCAATGTAGCTACACGACATAGGAGAGGGATGAAGAGAATGTCCAAGCTTACAATAGTAAAGGTTAAAAGCGATCATGCAGATCTGCATGAATTGATTCAAAGGCTGGATAAGGATTTGCTAGAAAGGTATCCTGCTGATGAAATTTACTTGGTTGATTTTTCCAATCCAAAAGTTAAAGAAATGATTTTCGCTGTTGTGTATTTGGATGCAGAACCGGTCGCTTGCGGTGGACTTAGGCCTATAGATGCGGAAGAGATGGAGCTTAAACGATTTTATGTCGATTCTTCTTATCGCAGGCAAGGTATTGCCGTCAGTCTGTTAGCTTTTCTGGAAGGTGAGGCCCGGAAACGAGGCACTGTAAGAATCAAGCTGGAGACAGGGGCTGCTCAACCTGAAGCCATTGCGCTTTATACGAAGCAGGGATATGAGCCTATTGAACGATTTGGTGAATATGAAGAGGATGAAAATAGTCTTTGTTACGGTAAAAACCTGACAGTGTCTTTATAAAACGTTTTCATATAAAATGAATGAGGATCTATACTAGCCTATAAAGCGGGAGAGATGACAATGAATTTGAAGCAAAAAGCAGCTGAAAAAGCAGTTGAAGCCATTCAGGACGGCATGAAAGTAGGACTCGGCACAGGCTCGACAGCTTATTGGGCCATTCAAAAAATAGGTGAGCGTGTGGCGCAAGGCTTACATATACAGGCTGTAGCTACTTCCCAAGCCTCGGAGGATCAGGCCAGAGAACTGGGAATTCCCATCGTTCCATTTGATCAGATTGGACGACTCGACGTAACCATTGACGGAGCGGACGAGGTGAATGAGCAGCTTGTTCTGGTGAAGGGCGGAGGCGGAGCTTTACTGAGAGAGAAGATCGTGGAAAGCAACAGCAACCGGCTAATCATTATTGTGGACGAGTCCAAGGATGTGAAGGTGCTGGGTGCATTTCCATTACCGGTCGAAGTCGTACCTTTTGCCAGTGTATGGACGTTGGAGGCAATACAGCAAACAGGCTGCCAGGCTGAATGGCGCATGAAGGACGGTGAGCGTTTCCTTACGGATAACGGCAATTATATTGTCGATTGTCGTTACGGAACCATTGATAATCCGCAAGAGCTGGAAATCCGATTAAATCAAATTCCGGGTGTGGTTGATAACGGACTGTTCATTAACATGGCGGACCAGGTTATCATCGCACGGGCCAATGGGCAGATTGATATTCGAAACAAGTGATGCCTAGCGTCCGTCTGCTTCGTACTGTAGCTTTCGTGGTCTTCATTTTATATACGGGACTGTTATTATACTGGATGTTTCTTGGTTTTGGACGTACAATACGACCGGGTTCTCCATATTCGTATAATATGGTTCCGTTGGATACGATTGGGCGATATCTGAGGGCTGCGCAGTCGCTTTCTTTCCGGGTGTGGGGTGTCAATTTGCTCGGTAATATTGTTGTTTTCGTCCCGTTTGGCATCCTTCTGCCTATCATTTGGGTATCGTTACGCAGATTAGGTAGCTTGCTACTGACAGTGGTGGTCGCGCTGGTGATTCTTGAAGTGTCCCAAATGCTGCTCGGCGCAGGCACGATGGACGTGGATGATGTGATCCTGAATGTAACGGGTGTGCTTTTCGGCCGGGTTGTTTACGAGCTTCTACGAAAGAGGTTAGGGAATGAATAATGAAAGCCCTGCTCTCACGAACGGTGCTTCTGGTGCCGATTGGGGACGGGCTTTTTTACATAATAGACTGTAATTTTCACATCATACACCTTATGAACAAAGGGATAAAACGGTTGAACTTGACAAAAGTTTGCAATTAAGATATCTTTGAATAAAGATATGAGTAACGGAGGCTGTTAATATGTCAGTAAAACCAGATGATCAGGACTTGGCGCTTAACTTGTTTGTTGTGCTGGCGCGCGCCTATAATTCGGTCACATCCCGCACGAATCGGGATATTCATAGTCATGGATTGAACACAACGGAATTTGGTGTACTTGATCTGTTATATTATCGTGGTTCACAGCCCTTGCAGAAAATTGGTGAAAAGGTGCTGATCTCCAGCGGAAATATTACGTATGTCGTAGATAAACTTCAGAAAAAAAAGCTGCTTACCCGGCGTGCATCACAGGATGATCGTCGTGTGATTTATGCAGAACTGACTGACGAGGGACGTCATTTCTTTGAGCAAATATTCCCACAGCATCATCGTGTCATCATGGAGACAGTAGACGGTTTATCCGTAGAAGAGAAAGAGCAGGTTATCCATTTGCTAAAAAAGCTGGGACTCTCGGCTGAAGGCCAGAAGAGTAACGACTAATAAGCTGCAAAAATCCACGTTAAATAGGCTTGTAGATAAAATACCGGTTGTCCGGTATTTTATTTTTTTGTTGCAATTTTGGGCAACGGGGTTAATGTAGAGGCGGAAATCAGGTATAATTGACGAATAGTCACCATCAGTAATCGTTGGAATTATCCCTGTTAGACTTGCACACAGATGGAAGAGCTGGGTGCAAGTTTTTTTCTGGAGACAGGGCAGAGAAGGAGACATAGATAACAGATATGAAGGAACAGCTTCGTTCGATTCACCCACTGGCCTGGACGATTATTGTGGGTACCATATTTGGTCGGATGGCGACATCCATGAGTATCCCGTTTTTGTCTATTTATTTGACTACCCGGTTGGGGGTATCCCCTTTCCATACAGGGATGATCGTATCCGTCAGTTCATTAGTTGGCATTTTTGCCAGCTTTTATGGCGGCTACATTTCCGATCGGATCGGACGGCGTAAAGTGATGCTGGTGTCCATCGCCAGTTGGGCGCTTGTATTCGTGGCTTTTGCGCTAGCTGAAGCGGCCTGGGCCTTTTTTGTCATCAATGCTCTGAATGGTCTGTGCAGATCCTTGTTCGAGCCAACCTCGCGGGCGCTGTTATCAGATGTAACCCCCAAGGAAAAAAGATTGCTCATCTACAATATGAGATATGCGGCGATTAATGTAGGTGTAGTGGCAGGGCCGTTGCTTGGTTTGATGTTAGGATCGGCATCCTCGGGTACACCGTTTATGGTAGCGGCTGGTGTGTATGCGCTGTACGGGGTGTTGCTGTTGATCCAATTTGCTCGGTATGCATCGGATCTTCGTACAGGGACAACGGCGGGAGAGGCTCCACTACGGATGGGTGAGGCGTTCCGTACAGCCAGCCGTGATCCGGTGTTTATGCCGATTTTGCTGGGGACGGTATTTTGCGTCATGGGTTATGCTCATTCCAATTCCACGATGCCTCAATTCTTGTCCTTATCCTTCGAGGAAGGAACCCGGTGGTTTACATATATGCTTACAGTCAACGCGGTGTGTGTATTGGCTTTTCAATATCCGCTGGTACGGCTGGCAAGCCGTTTTTCCCCGGTGAATTCCTTGATTGCCGGAAATATATGTATTGCGGTCAGCCTATTGCTGTGCGGTATGTTACATTCGGGCTGGTTGTTTATACTGGATATGGTGCTGTTTACAGTGGGCGAAGTGCTATTGTTCACGATGCTGGACGTACTGATTGACCAAATTGCAGATGCTCAATATAAAGGGACCTATTTCGGTACGATTGGCTTTAATAATCTGGGTAGCGTGCTTGCTCCTTTGTTTGGTGGCTGGCTGCTGGATACTTATGGCCAAACAGCGCCGCTTGCCGTTTTTGTTCCGGTTGCGCTGTCGGTTGTGATGGGCATTCCTTTCCTGCTGGTCGCACGTCGTCGCTTGGCGCAGCGTACAGCCCGGATTGCAGCTCAAGGAGGGCAGCCCGTGCAGTAACCGTCATCATAAAAAAGGGAGCTGAGTGCAGGATGAAGTCGGAAGAGGATGTGCTACGAATCATACAATATATGAATGATCCGCAGGTGCTGGAAGACCTGCGTTATGTGCGAGATCTGAGGCTGCCGCAAGGGTGTATTGCCGCAGGCTATGTACGTAATCGGGTGTGGGACAAGCTGCATGGATATACAACTCCTACACCTTTGAATGATATAGATGTTATTTATTTTGACCCTAAAAATACGCTGGAGGAACGGGACGAGCATCTTGAGCTGTCCTTGAACCGCAAGCAGGCGGGACGCAACTGGTCTGTCAAAAATCAGGCGAGGATGCATCTTCGCAACGGGACAGCTCCTTATGCTTCGGTAGAGGATGCGATGAGCCGCTGGCCGGAAACGGCTACGGCAGTAGCGATTAGATTGAATGACGAGGATCAAATGGAGGTCGTTTGTCCGCATGGATTAAAGGATCTGCTGGATATGCGGGTACGCCAAAGCCCATTGTTCCGCCATACGACGGCCTTTCGTCAGCGTGTATTTGAGAAGCAGTGGCTGGATAACTGGCCGTTGCTTATGTTGGAGAACTAGAACGTAATCCCAATTTCAGGATATAAGGAGAGACGACGAACGATGTTTAAAAATATAAAAACAGATTCAGATCGTGAGGAGGTTCTGGAGCTGCTAACCTACGCCGTGCTGGATCACCCTGAACGCGGAGAAGCAGCTTTACGTACCTATCAAACCTCGGATGA from Paenibacillus sp. FSL R10-2782 includes the following:
- a CDS encoding CBS domain-containing protein, which encodes MRKFTDLCSSIMYTTPFHKEVIIIQLSERQREIVDIVQRLAPVTGDKIAEELGLTRPTLRSDLALLVMLGLVDAKPKVGYLPGRYPKYDSHVGTMLKKLTVADVLSDPILISGDATAYDAVLMLFQQNTGTLMVTGEDQELIGIVTRKDLLKVTLGHTDLHAVPVTIAMTRRAQMTTLTPGDSLLEAISRLVRHQVNCLPVMDEQRVETSFIQANGLVGRVTKTDILNAILSLTEEKT
- a CDS encoding TraX family protein, with the translated sequence MYWLAMLTMLIDHIGLVFFPTDPVWRIAGRLAFPIYAYALYMGYARTRNMRSYMLRLLGIALISQVPYMLAFDVYRPNVVWTLLISLLALGAASRLKNWAAITGLYVLTALVMEFSLMDYGAYGLLLVLIYRYTRSYRMVAAHFALNVVYDMVHHANLQHFSLLSTILIACFASGESGFYSRVPRWLWRSFYPVHLAVIAVIRLWL
- a CDS encoding polysaccharide deacetylase family protein — encoded protein: MKHVIFKRTMLIMSMLAILGILVYEARTIYHPPLVKGTHRTRTANADRLVRHLFSLTPTPDKVYYQDKVIVLMYHEVTKTPPDPGALKLSNFTKQLDEMKANGFHWITMKEYTDFILHKAKVPDNAVLMTFDDGYESFYTDTFPVLKKYRVPATNFLITSTISNPKHIGIKKLTWEQIQHMHAEGVDFYNHTNDQHAYGYTNVARTKEKPLLMGPVYSKKLGRMETEDEFKQRVYNDLDTADKKLFKHLHNDRNVLAFPYGGYTKETLEICRALGIDVTFTVKRGINSPGQTNGYRVNAGGIHNIPEVLVQYMKEGAPERPLPFAQGPNKAS
- a CDS encoding amino acid adenylation domain-containing protein, coding for MTSLLQNSTQTAPSPFLVPLDFARLQRKYTYSAYQAELEPSLSKLLHQQTSAEEQHALLLSVYAAWLYRLSAEEEVSFSTLVPQSGLLTASLTMEKNTTFHELAGLFQDMLHKPHAYLADPQADTSFSANLLADEGAEPCIMDWAVIESNGTYHIHIRYDDSLLLKSTVVRYAEYFELLLRGALTNSHALVNSIDILSEADQAAHEALNNTVVKYPEHQTIHGMFEEAASQYPDRPAISSHAGEYTYRELNERANQVARVLLSKGLAKGEFVTIFMERSLETVISLLGILKAGGVYVPVDPAHPADRSSYIVEDTRSPFVLTTSALIEQATELCGSIDTVKEILAINGPLAGYAASNPNVNVGPDDLAYVIYTSGSTGKPKGALIAHRGVVNLGAVVQRDCDITPQDVLTQFATYSFDASVWDTIGALFYGAKLYLLSSEERVSVEEFAEAIARTGTTIITILPTVFFNQLSTYLSDEGYRKLTKVRIVTVAGEALYGSQVRAFQSKFGTNTDIVNVYGPTECTVATTTHRVRGAVPEHVVNIPIGKPIYNYKVYIVNDDNKLCPINIPGEVCIATPALAHGYLHQPERTAQSFVDNPFVPGEKMYRSGDIAKLLPDGTIEYVSRKDSQLKIRGNRIEIGEIEDHFSKHPGVQDVSVVAVKDHTDQNMLVGYYTTSDGQSIPQDVIQSYIAGKLPSYFVPSHVVHLEAMPISPTGKIDRKKLALLPLPEASHSSYGSEPLREGTETLIAEAWTQVLGKANIGATDDFFLIGGDSLRVIHVLAILKPRYGALRIGDFFRYKTVRELAEYVEQLGTEQAPQRKALAVQQEKTDLNEHPIELLGTAGVAELRDMNVVLLTGATGYLGSHILYDLLQRTEAKVYAMVRPSQNGPSGIERIQAVLTGYFGQNVSALIEGRVKAVYGDLEQADLGLSTVDRHMLEHQIDGIIHSAADVRHFGDSAAFDRTNVTGTLELLKIAQAKPGVSFHHVSTMGIPEDLANEGQWESVLELSSFPDELQVDNLYTNSKLAAEKLLFQAAQSGTPVSIYRAGNLTAHSANGRFQRNIDSNAYYRMIKAMLLLGKAPQADWHTDFTPIDYASRAIVELSVHQKSANRIFHICNPNPLPYDELIAMVNQLGYAVDTMPFDDYSAWLLNPSSGIQEDALHLAMGQLEGDGAKDSAYRYGCPVTAALLDQAGVKCPTTDLEFIRNMIQHAVEIGYFPIASSVSTKTTQR